The following coding sequences lie in one Crassostrea angulata isolate pt1a10 chromosome 10, ASM2561291v2, whole genome shotgun sequence genomic window:
- the LOC128166682 gene encoding uncharacterized protein LOC128166682 isoform X4, producing MGSKPSTEQEKQQRSASVPNGRKPPSYHSRQIPPPKPPKTKKDDIFSLEKYKYVDDYVLNAPPKLLMGSFKELIRYLTAEEDWDDVAKARAIFRWVTAIDVYSLKVDSDPPTHSPLEYFTKIQKNQGNHAHLVSGLCQMAGLPCVIISGMNKSAAYEIGSKCERKQMGAQWNAVYIQDDWRFIDAFWASACVVGKKSSEWTLVDSDGNVTQEDEEESEGETQHRVNEFYFLPDPDQLIWTHFPDEQDWQLLAKPITVKDYETHVYVRERFYYLGINFTPQSEMKCILNTKDGEISLPFSLPPDRSEFFRFKYMLYKNRSADGDQSGADVNLDRFVLFEHTADSLRFALRFPLSGKFKMDIFGLDTRQSDIFDLTCTYLIHCPNAQKNCLPLPDCPPIGWGFGGEAKNAGLEAKSHDGAIIITKDGKVEIKLGAHKDIRLHQLLKNTIVDEATLSKYAVIREENGEFIVDLRLPQGGEYALKLYANEDGEDGEAGNVLNYLIKCNEKNLSNKPFPNITDGFIGKKSIADALGVKALSHKDGKIHSKDGRTRLEFQAKNNMELVCELHSNDPNATKHMKVYPKEVNGKWIFDVDMPIEGEYSVNIFAKKKGDENKRIYNVYSYMIESDGHELENGEVNESKDDEDTKEEIKVVTETVQTSEKEILIPVPKGFDNVVACLHRRHADDQPNAQDLEFMEQDGMKLFKATFDEYGEYIMDLYQKDENGQLKNLARYQVNRKPASELYQDDARLLMEQLQSDMKQNREDEERKQDESDKELGALKRDIQRAMDLKDPEMLERSIAAFEATNPPENDKLLQKAKRLLELLRAKEELNTASHSRSLQDLDKAIARAKAANYDSLLDLQIVMAGRLRDQLHRIEKLRHSVLNMDNRTISEIRTYGNPPDGVHQSLQAAFLLLGHSKKDVKVWKTCQSILGKTGRDSVMRKISGFDPKDCFLDVALSAKAVIEPYSLEQIRDVSAGAATFFVWAKGMIEEVEATGGAQRPDDKMKDTSTSKKGGAGQGAKKKRK from the exons GGAAGAAAGCCGCCGTCGTATCACAGTAGGCAGATCCCCCCGCCCAAACCCCCCAAAACCAAGAAAGATGACATTTTCAGCCTGGAGAAGTATAAATACGTGGATGACTATGTCCTCAAT GCCCCTCCCAAGCTGCTGATGGGGTCATTTAAGGAGCTCATCAGATACCTGACCGCGGAGGAGGACTGGGATGACGTAGCCAAAGCACGTGCCATCTTCCGGTGGGTGACCGCTATTGATGTGTACAGTCTTAAGGTGGACAGCGACCCCCCAACTCACTCACCCCTGGAGTACTTCACCAAAATCCAAAAGAACCAAGGCAACCACGCCCACTTGGTTTCAGGATTATGTCA AATGGCAGGTTTGCCCTGCGTCATCATCAGCGGGATGAACAAAAGCGCAGCCTATGAGATCGGCAGCAAAtgtgaaagaaaacaaatggGGGCCCAGTGGAACGCCGTATACATCCAGGACGACTGGAGATTCATCGATGCTTTTTGGGCATCAGCCTGTGTGGTAGGGAAGAAGTCGAGTGAGTGGACACTTGTTGACAGTGACGGCAATGTGACACAAGAGGACGAAGAGGAATCGGAGGGAGAAACACAGCACCGTGTGAATGAATTCTACTTTCTGCCCGATCCAGACCAACTCATATGGACGCACTTCCCGGATGAGCAAGACTGGCAGTTATTGGCAAAACCAATCACGGTTAAGGATTACGAAACCCACGTGTACGTGAGAGAAAGGTTTTACTACCTTGGCATCAATTTTACACCACAGAGTGAAATGAAATGCATATTAAATACCAAAGACGGTGAAATCTCCCTTCCTTTTTCACTGCCGCCTGATCGGAGTGAATTCTTCAGATTCAAGTACATGCTGTATAAGAACAGATCTGCTGACGGTGACCAATCAGGTGCGGATGTCAATTTGGATCGGTTCGTCTTGTTTGAGCATACAGCCGACAGTCTTCGTTTTGCATTAAGGTTTCCTCTCTCAGGAAAGTTCAAGATGGATATTTTCGGGTTAGACACGCGACAGTCTGATATCTTTGATTTAACCTGTACGTATCTCATCCATTGTCCCAACGCACAAAAGAATTGCCTTCCTTTGCCAGATTGTCCGCCCATTGGTTGGGGTTTTGGTGGAGAGGCTAAGAACGCTGGACTAGAAGCAAAATCTCACGATGGCGCAATCATCATTACCAAGGACGGAAAAGTTGAGATAAAGTTGGGTGCGCACAAGGACATTCGACTTCACCAGTTGCTGAAAAACACTATTGTTGATGAGGCAACGCTCAGCAAGTACGCAGTTATCCGGGAAGAAAATGGAGAGTTCATTGTTGATCTGCGATTACCACAAGGGGGTGAATACGCATTAAAATTGTATGCAAATGAAGACGGAGAAGATGGGGAAGCTGGCAATGTTTTGAATTATCTGATCAAATGTAACGAGAAGAACCTATCGAACAAGCCTTTCCCGAATATTACCGATGGCTTCATCGGTAAGAAGTCCATTGCTGATGCCTTGGGGGTAAAAGCCTTATCTCACAAAGATGGTAAAATACACTCGAAAGATGGAAGAACAAGGTTAGAATTTCAGGCCAAGAACAATATGGAACTTGTTTGTGAACTTCACAGTAATGACCCCAATGCTACTAAGCATATGAAGGTCTACCCGAAGGAAGTTAACGGCAAGTGGATATTTGATGTGGACATGCCGATCGAGGGAGAATACTCGGTCAACATTTTTGCCAAAAAGAAGGGTGATGAGAACAAAAGAATATACAACGTTTATTCCTACATGATTGAGTCAGATGGACATGAGTTGGAAAACGGCGAGGTAAATGAATCAAAAGATGATGAAGATACAAAAGAAGAAATCAAAGTTGTTACAGAAACTGTTCAAACGTCAGAGAAAGAAATCTTGATACCAGTACCCAAAGGTTTCGATAACGTTGTAGCTTGTCTTCACAGGAGGCACGCAGACGACCAACCGAACGCCCAGGATCTGGAATTTATGGAACAAGATGGAATGAAACTATTCAAAGCCACCTTTGACGAATACGGAGAATACATTATGGATCTCTACCAGAAAGATGAAAATGGTCAATTAAAGAATTTAGCGAGATATCAGGTCAATAGAAAACCTGCTTCTGAGCTGTACCAAGACGACGCTCGTTTGTTGATGGAACAGTTGCAATCTGACATGAAACAAAATCGTGAAGATGAAGAGAGAAAGCAAGATGAATCTGACAAAGAACTAGGAGCTCTTAAGAGGGACATTCAGCGAGCAATGGACTTGAAGGATCCGGAAATGCTTGAAAGAAGCATAGCCGCTTTTGAAGCAACCAACCCACCTGAAAACGACAAACTGTTGCAGAAGGCTAAGAGGCTTCTGGAACTACTTCGAGCTAAAGAAG AGTTGAATACTGCATCACACAGTCGAAGCCTGCAAGATTTGGATAAAGCTATCGCCCGCGCAAAGGCAGCTAACTATGACAGTCTTCTGGACCTACAAATAGTTATGGCAGGTCGCCTTAGGGATCAACTACACAGGATTGAAAAACTACGCCACTCAGTTCTTAACATGGACAACAGGACTATATCTGAGATTCGAACCTACGGCAATCCACCAGATGGTGTCCACCAATCACTTCAGGCCGCCTTCCTTTTGCTTGGACATTCCAAGAAAGATGTTAAG GTATGGAAAACGTGCCAGAGCATCCTTGGAAAAACAGGTCGGGATTCAGTCATGCGTAAAATTTCCGGCTTTGATCCCAAAGACTGCTTTCTGGATGTTGCATTGTCAGCTAAAGCGGTGATTGAACCATATTCATTGGAGCAAATCCGTGATGTTAGTGCTGGGGCTGCAACGTTTTTCGTTTGG GCTAAGGGAATGATTGAAGAAGTCGAGGCTACAGGTGGCGCTCAAAGACCAGACGACAAAATGAAAGACACGTCCACCAGTAAAAAGGGGGGCGCCGGTCAAGGGGCGAAGAAAAAGAGGAAGTAG
- the LOC128166682 gene encoding uncharacterized protein LOC128166682 isoform X2, with protein sequence MGSKPSTEQEKQQRSASVPNVTKSHQNGVSGTDTPSSTRNPPKSAAPTGRKPPSYHSRQIPPPKPPKTKKDDIFSLEKYKYVDDYVLNAPPKLLMGSFKELIRYLTAEEDWDDVAKARAIFRWVTAIDVYSLKVDSDPPTHSPLEYFTKIQKNQGNHAHLVSGLCQMAGLPCVIISGMNKSAAYEIGSKCERKQMGAQWNAVYIQDDWRFIDAFWASACVVGKKSSEWTLVDSDGNVTQEDEEESEGETQHRVNEFYFLPDPDQLIWTHFPDEQDWQLLAKPITVKDYETHVYVRERFYYLGINFTPQSEMKCILNTKDGEISLPFSLPPDRSEFFRFKYMLYKNRSADGDQSGADVNLDRFVLFEHTADSLRFALRFPLSGKFKMDIFGLDTRQSDIFDLTCTYLIHCPNAQKNCLPLPDCPPIGWGFGGEAKNAGLEAKSHDGAIIITKDGKVEIKLGAHKDIRLHQLLKNTIVDEATLSKYAVIREENGEFIVDLRLPQGGEYALKLYANEDGEDGEAGNVLNYLIKCNEKNLSNKPFPNITDGFIGKKSIADALGVKALSHKDGKIHSKDGRTRLEFQAKNNMELVCELHSNDPNATKHMKVYPKEVNGKWIFDVDMPIEGEYSVNIFAKKKGDENKRIYNVYSYMIESDGHELENGEVNESKDDEDTKEEIKVVTETVQTSEKEILIPVPKGFDNVVACLHRRHADDQPNAQDLEFMEQDGMKLFKATFDEYGEYIMDLYQKDENGQLKNLARYQVNRKPASELYQDDARLLMEQLQSDMKQNREDEERKQDESDKELGALKRDIQRAMDLKDPEMLERSIAAFEATNPPENDKLLQKAKRLLELLRAKEELNTASHSRSLQDLDKAIARAKAANYDSLLDLQIVMAGRLRDQLHRIEKLRHSVLNMDNRTISEIRTYGNPPDGVHQSLQAAFLLLGHSKKDVKVWKTCQSILGKTGRDSVMRKISGFDPKDCFLDVALSAKAVIEPYSLEQIRDVSAGAATFFVWAKGMIEEVEATGGAQRPDDKMKDTSTSKKGGAGQGAKKKRK encoded by the exons GGAAGAAAGCCGCCGTCGTATCACAGTAGGCAGATCCCCCCGCCCAAACCCCCCAAAACCAAGAAAGATGACATTTTCAGCCTGGAGAAGTATAAATACGTGGATGACTATGTCCTCAAT GCCCCTCCCAAGCTGCTGATGGGGTCATTTAAGGAGCTCATCAGATACCTGACCGCGGAGGAGGACTGGGATGACGTAGCCAAAGCACGTGCCATCTTCCGGTGGGTGACCGCTATTGATGTGTACAGTCTTAAGGTGGACAGCGACCCCCCAACTCACTCACCCCTGGAGTACTTCACCAAAATCCAAAAGAACCAAGGCAACCACGCCCACTTGGTTTCAGGATTATGTCA AATGGCAGGTTTGCCCTGCGTCATCATCAGCGGGATGAACAAAAGCGCAGCCTATGAGATCGGCAGCAAAtgtgaaagaaaacaaatggGGGCCCAGTGGAACGCCGTATACATCCAGGACGACTGGAGATTCATCGATGCTTTTTGGGCATCAGCCTGTGTGGTAGGGAAGAAGTCGAGTGAGTGGACACTTGTTGACAGTGACGGCAATGTGACACAAGAGGACGAAGAGGAATCGGAGGGAGAAACACAGCACCGTGTGAATGAATTCTACTTTCTGCCCGATCCAGACCAACTCATATGGACGCACTTCCCGGATGAGCAAGACTGGCAGTTATTGGCAAAACCAATCACGGTTAAGGATTACGAAACCCACGTGTACGTGAGAGAAAGGTTTTACTACCTTGGCATCAATTTTACACCACAGAGTGAAATGAAATGCATATTAAATACCAAAGACGGTGAAATCTCCCTTCCTTTTTCACTGCCGCCTGATCGGAGTGAATTCTTCAGATTCAAGTACATGCTGTATAAGAACAGATCTGCTGACGGTGACCAATCAGGTGCGGATGTCAATTTGGATCGGTTCGTCTTGTTTGAGCATACAGCCGACAGTCTTCGTTTTGCATTAAGGTTTCCTCTCTCAGGAAAGTTCAAGATGGATATTTTCGGGTTAGACACGCGACAGTCTGATATCTTTGATTTAACCTGTACGTATCTCATCCATTGTCCCAACGCACAAAAGAATTGCCTTCCTTTGCCAGATTGTCCGCCCATTGGTTGGGGTTTTGGTGGAGAGGCTAAGAACGCTGGACTAGAAGCAAAATCTCACGATGGCGCAATCATCATTACCAAGGACGGAAAAGTTGAGATAAAGTTGGGTGCGCACAAGGACATTCGACTTCACCAGTTGCTGAAAAACACTATTGTTGATGAGGCAACGCTCAGCAAGTACGCAGTTATCCGGGAAGAAAATGGAGAGTTCATTGTTGATCTGCGATTACCACAAGGGGGTGAATACGCATTAAAATTGTATGCAAATGAAGACGGAGAAGATGGGGAAGCTGGCAATGTTTTGAATTATCTGATCAAATGTAACGAGAAGAACCTATCGAACAAGCCTTTCCCGAATATTACCGATGGCTTCATCGGTAAGAAGTCCATTGCTGATGCCTTGGGGGTAAAAGCCTTATCTCACAAAGATGGTAAAATACACTCGAAAGATGGAAGAACAAGGTTAGAATTTCAGGCCAAGAACAATATGGAACTTGTTTGTGAACTTCACAGTAATGACCCCAATGCTACTAAGCATATGAAGGTCTACCCGAAGGAAGTTAACGGCAAGTGGATATTTGATGTGGACATGCCGATCGAGGGAGAATACTCGGTCAACATTTTTGCCAAAAAGAAGGGTGATGAGAACAAAAGAATATACAACGTTTATTCCTACATGATTGAGTCAGATGGACATGAGTTGGAAAACGGCGAGGTAAATGAATCAAAAGATGATGAAGATACAAAAGAAGAAATCAAAGTTGTTACAGAAACTGTTCAAACGTCAGAGAAAGAAATCTTGATACCAGTACCCAAAGGTTTCGATAACGTTGTAGCTTGTCTTCACAGGAGGCACGCAGACGACCAACCGAACGCCCAGGATCTGGAATTTATGGAACAAGATGGAATGAAACTATTCAAAGCCACCTTTGACGAATACGGAGAATACATTATGGATCTCTACCAGAAAGATGAAAATGGTCAATTAAAGAATTTAGCGAGATATCAGGTCAATAGAAAACCTGCTTCTGAGCTGTACCAAGACGACGCTCGTTTGTTGATGGAACAGTTGCAATCTGACATGAAACAAAATCGTGAAGATGAAGAGAGAAAGCAAGATGAATCTGACAAAGAACTAGGAGCTCTTAAGAGGGACATTCAGCGAGCAATGGACTTGAAGGATCCGGAAATGCTTGAAAGAAGCATAGCCGCTTTTGAAGCAACCAACCCACCTGAAAACGACAAACTGTTGCAGAAGGCTAAGAGGCTTCTGGAACTACTTCGAGCTAAAGAAG AGTTGAATACTGCATCACACAGTCGAAGCCTGCAAGATTTGGATAAAGCTATCGCCCGCGCAAAGGCAGCTAACTATGACAGTCTTCTGGACCTACAAATAGTTATGGCAGGTCGCCTTAGGGATCAACTACACAGGATTGAAAAACTACGCCACTCAGTTCTTAACATGGACAACAGGACTATATCTGAGATTCGAACCTACGGCAATCCACCAGATGGTGTCCACCAATCACTTCAGGCCGCCTTCCTTTTGCTTGGACATTCCAAGAAAGATGTTAAG GTATGGAAAACGTGCCAGAGCATCCTTGGAAAAACAGGTCGGGATTCAGTCATGCGTAAAATTTCCGGCTTTGATCCCAAAGACTGCTTTCTGGATGTTGCATTGTCAGCTAAAGCGGTGATTGAACCATATTCATTGGAGCAAATCCGTGATGTTAGTGCTGGGGCTGCAACGTTTTTCGTTTGG GCTAAGGGAATGATTGAAGAAGTCGAGGCTACAGGTGGCGCTCAAAGACCAGACGACAAAATGAAAGACACGTCCACCAGTAAAAAGGGGGGCGCCGGTCAAGGGGCGAAGAAAAAGAGGAAGTAG